The proteins below are encoded in one region of Zerene cesonia ecotype Mississippi chromosome 10, Zerene_cesonia_1.1, whole genome shotgun sequence:
- the LOC119829251 gene encoding zinc finger protein on ecdysone puffs-like isoform X2 has product MSSRGRGYGGRGSYGGRSGGYRGSYRGNNHRGGYDNGRGGRGGYSSYNNESRYTSSSTNRYSSSRDRIDDSYKKSYRSETSGYSNRDYGGRSGSPERKRMRIEGSSSDRRSHDGGHYGGSYGSRQESYGGERRSFGGEDRRRSPARESFRKSSGMGPPREPARPAGRPRAPRRSFRGRTLRSRASFRGAPRSRASFATRRYGERSLAYTRAFRSVKGRSPAKSKEEASSTEEDWEADEKEEVIEEKKESKSKSPKPDQEQSEGEGEDGGEDTEKEEDAASDTAPAKSFSHLSCVHCKEKCTSYGLYAKHLLSLKHRAAMSGVARRHKAQLLRMRVAQRGAQRELEAAAGADLAPRTTFCLVCRLNHRTTRHAHNLTDTHRAMKRFLMPFCRICRITFRSPMIYEHHICSIEHLKKKANQASRRVSPKAEGSGDEGMDVDLDNFMTLDSVGDVDEVEDEDSGGEKKDEEKPKKAKVEINIGSEHIKKVEVWWCELCRGFLPRAEAGSAEEAETLRRHCRLRIHLRHYVQHRDTRTLRKQAERIHRQLHQQTEEEKETANEESAEVKVKSEKTESSGEKKSLENGTDANNSGNEDKLWADVDKDIGELLREVDHQGNEASDDEEDLGRYDKFRKSDKMAKPGEEENKSKDEATADEKTTVDANTSA; this is encoded by the exons ATGTCTTCTCGTGGTCGAGGTTACGGAGGAAGAGGAAGCTATGGTGGTCGTAGCGGCGGTTATAGGGGTTCTTATCGCGGTAACAACCATCGTGGGGGTTATGATAATGGGCGAGGTGGTAGAGGAGGCTATTCTTCATACAATAACGAGTCTCGTTACACTTCCTCAAGCACCAATAGGTATTCATCAAGCCGCGATCGGATAGACGACTCCtacaaaaaatcatatagATCG GAAACATCTGGATATTCAAATCGTGATTATGGTGGTCGCTCTGGATCACCTGAACGTAAAAGAATGAGAATTGAG GGCTCTTCGAGCGATAGACGTAGCCATGACGGTGGTCATTATGGCGGATCATATGGCAGTAGACAAGAAAGTTATGGGGGCGAGAGGAGGTCGTTCGGCGGGGAAGATAGAAGACGATCGCCGGCTCGTGAAAGCTTTCGCAAGTCTAGCGGCATGGGCCCGCCGCGCGAGCCGGCGCGCCCCGCTGGCCGACCACGCGCACCGCGCCGCTCTTTCCGCGGTCGGACGCTGCGCTCGCGAGCCTCCTTCCGAGGAGCGCCGCGATCCCGAGCCTCTTTCGCCACAAGGCGTTACGGGGAGAGATCGCTCGCTTATACCCGTGCGTTCAGATCTGTCAAAGGGCGAAG cCCTGCGAAGTCCAAGGAAGAAGCCTCCTCCACTGAAGAAGATTGGGAAGCTGATGAGAAGGAAGAGGTTATTGAAGAGAAGAAAGAATCTAAGAGTAAATCACCCAAG cCGGATCAAGAACAATCTGAAGGTGAGGGTGAAGATGGTGGGGAAGATACAGAAAAAGAAGAGGATGCTGCTTCTGATACTGCACCAGCAAAATCGTTTTCACATCTTTCCTGTGTGCATTGCAAGGAAAAATGTACCAGTTATGGT TTGTACGCCAAGCATTTGTTATCGCTCAAACATCGTGCGGCAATGAGTGGCGTAGCCAGGCGTCATAAGGCGCAGCTGCTACGTATGCGCGTCGCCCAACGAGGCGCTCAGCGTGAGCTTGAAGCGGCGGCCGGCGCTGACTTGGCACCAAGGACTACCTTCTGTCTGGTGTGCCGCCTCAACCACCGCACCACGCGCCACGCCCATAACCTGACGGATACGCATCGCGCCATGAAGCGCTTCCTTATGCCATTCTGTCGCATTTGCCGCATTACTTTCCGTTCCCCGATGATATATGAGCATCACATTTGCTCAATTGAACATCTAAAG AAAAAAGCCAACCAAGCATCGCGACGCGTTAGTCCTAAAGCTGAGGGTAGTGGTGATGAAGGCATGGATGTTGATTTGGATAACTTTATGACCCTTGACTCTGTGGGCGATGTTGATG aGGTGGAAGATGAGGATTCTGGCGGTGAAAAGAAAGATGAAGAAAAGCCCAAAAAGGCAAAGGTTGAAATAAACATTGGGAGTGAACATATCAAGAAAGTTGAG GTTTGGTGGTGCGAGCTGTGCCGAGGGTTCTTGCCGCGCGCGGAGGCGGGCAGCGCGGAGGAGGCGGAGACACTGCGACGGCACTGTCGTTTGCGCATCCATCTGCGTCACTACGTGCAGCACCGAGATACGCGCACGCTGCGCAAGCAGGCCGAGCGCATACATCGCCAACTGCATCAGCAAACAG AAGAAGAAAAAGAGACTGCTAATGAGGAAAGCGCTGAAGTTAAAGTTAAGTCAGAGAAAACGGAATCATCTGGAGAAAAAAAATCCTTGGAGAATGGTACTGATGCTAATAATTCAG gAAATGAAGATAAGCTTTGGGCTGATGTTGATAAAGATATAGGGGAGTTGCTAAGAGAAGTGGATCACCAAGGTAATGAAGCTAGTGATGATGAAGAGGATCTTGGAAG GTATGACAAATTCCGTAAAAGTGACAAGATGGCTAAGCCTGGGGAAGAAGAGAATAAATCAAAAGATGAAGCTACGGCCGATGAAAAGACTACAGTTGATGCCAATACTTCTGCTTAA
- the LOC119829251 gene encoding zinc finger protein on ecdysone puffs-like isoform X1: MSSRGRGYGGRGSYGGRSGGYRGSYRGNNHRGGYDNGRGGRGGYSSYNNESRYTSSSTNRYSSSRDRIDDSYKKSYRSETSGYSNRDYGGRSGSPERKRMRIESYVQGSSSDRRSHDGGHYGGSYGSRQESYGGERRSFGGEDRRRSPARESFRKSSGMGPPREPARPAGRPRAPRRSFRGRTLRSRASFRGAPRSRASFATRRYGERSLAYTRAFRSVKGRSPAKSKEEASSTEEDWEADEKEEVIEEKKESKSKSPKPDQEQSEGEGEDGGEDTEKEEDAASDTAPAKSFSHLSCVHCKEKCTSYGLYAKHLLSLKHRAAMSGVARRHKAQLLRMRVAQRGAQRELEAAAGADLAPRTTFCLVCRLNHRTTRHAHNLTDTHRAMKRFLMPFCRICRITFRSPMIYEHHICSIEHLKKKANQASRRVSPKAEGSGDEGMDVDLDNFMTLDSVGDVDEVEDEDSGGEKKDEEKPKKAKVEINIGSEHIKKVEVWWCELCRGFLPRAEAGSAEEAETLRRHCRLRIHLRHYVQHRDTRTLRKQAERIHRQLHQQTEEEKETANEESAEVKVKSEKTESSGEKKSLENGTDANNSGNEDKLWADVDKDIGELLREVDHQGNEASDDEEDLGRYDKFRKSDKMAKPGEEENKSKDEATADEKTTVDANTSA, from the exons ATGTCTTCTCGTGGTCGAGGTTACGGAGGAAGAGGAAGCTATGGTGGTCGTAGCGGCGGTTATAGGGGTTCTTATCGCGGTAACAACCATCGTGGGGGTTATGATAATGGGCGAGGTGGTAGAGGAGGCTATTCTTCATACAATAACGAGTCTCGTTACACTTCCTCAAGCACCAATAGGTATTCATCAAGCCGCGATCGGATAGACGACTCCtacaaaaaatcatatagATCG GAAACATCTGGATATTCAAATCGTGATTATGGTGGTCGCTCTGGATCACCTGAACGTAAAAGAATGAGAATTGAG AGTTATGTACAGGGCTCTTCGAGCGATAGACGTAGCCATGACGGTGGTCATTATGGCGGATCATATGGCAGTAGACAAGAAAGTTATGGGGGCGAGAGGAGGTCGTTCGGCGGGGAAGATAGAAGACGATCGCCGGCTCGTGAAAGCTTTCGCAAGTCTAGCGGCATGGGCCCGCCGCGCGAGCCGGCGCGCCCCGCTGGCCGACCACGCGCACCGCGCCGCTCTTTCCGCGGTCGGACGCTGCGCTCGCGAGCCTCCTTCCGAGGAGCGCCGCGATCCCGAGCCTCTTTCGCCACAAGGCGTTACGGGGAGAGATCGCTCGCTTATACCCGTGCGTTCAGATCTGTCAAAGGGCGAAG cCCTGCGAAGTCCAAGGAAGAAGCCTCCTCCACTGAAGAAGATTGGGAAGCTGATGAGAAGGAAGAGGTTATTGAAGAGAAGAAAGAATCTAAGAGTAAATCACCCAAG cCGGATCAAGAACAATCTGAAGGTGAGGGTGAAGATGGTGGGGAAGATACAGAAAAAGAAGAGGATGCTGCTTCTGATACTGCACCAGCAAAATCGTTTTCACATCTTTCCTGTGTGCATTGCAAGGAAAAATGTACCAGTTATGGT TTGTACGCCAAGCATTTGTTATCGCTCAAACATCGTGCGGCAATGAGTGGCGTAGCCAGGCGTCATAAGGCGCAGCTGCTACGTATGCGCGTCGCCCAACGAGGCGCTCAGCGTGAGCTTGAAGCGGCGGCCGGCGCTGACTTGGCACCAAGGACTACCTTCTGTCTGGTGTGCCGCCTCAACCACCGCACCACGCGCCACGCCCATAACCTGACGGATACGCATCGCGCCATGAAGCGCTTCCTTATGCCATTCTGTCGCATTTGCCGCATTACTTTCCGTTCCCCGATGATATATGAGCATCACATTTGCTCAATTGAACATCTAAAG AAAAAAGCCAACCAAGCATCGCGACGCGTTAGTCCTAAAGCTGAGGGTAGTGGTGATGAAGGCATGGATGTTGATTTGGATAACTTTATGACCCTTGACTCTGTGGGCGATGTTGATG aGGTGGAAGATGAGGATTCTGGCGGTGAAAAGAAAGATGAAGAAAAGCCCAAAAAGGCAAAGGTTGAAATAAACATTGGGAGTGAACATATCAAGAAAGTTGAG GTTTGGTGGTGCGAGCTGTGCCGAGGGTTCTTGCCGCGCGCGGAGGCGGGCAGCGCGGAGGAGGCGGAGACACTGCGACGGCACTGTCGTTTGCGCATCCATCTGCGTCACTACGTGCAGCACCGAGATACGCGCACGCTGCGCAAGCAGGCCGAGCGCATACATCGCCAACTGCATCAGCAAACAG AAGAAGAAAAAGAGACTGCTAATGAGGAAAGCGCTGAAGTTAAAGTTAAGTCAGAGAAAACGGAATCATCTGGAGAAAAAAAATCCTTGGAGAATGGTACTGATGCTAATAATTCAG gAAATGAAGATAAGCTTTGGGCTGATGTTGATAAAGATATAGGGGAGTTGCTAAGAGAAGTGGATCACCAAGGTAATGAAGCTAGTGATGATGAAGAGGATCTTGGAAG GTATGACAAATTCCGTAAAAGTGACAAGATGGCTAAGCCTGGGGAAGAAGAGAATAAATCAAAAGATGAAGCTACGGCCGATGAAAAGACTACAGTTGATGCCAATACTTCTGCTTAA
- the LOC119829569 gene encoding exostosin-1, translating to MQAKKRYILLTVSLILMLYCYIGGYRFKSESLQKNHRNNLPSFATLEELSEAPSRQKRNPDFTRKSCRMETCFDFTNCGNDPKVYVYPTDGPVSATYRKVLSVIRESRYATRDPSEACLFIPAVDTLDADPLSSEHVTDVGSRLFHLPHWKNGRNHLIFNLYAGTWPDYSEGALGFDPGEAIMARASASEALFREGFDISLPLFHKEHPERGGAPPAATSNPFPAPRRHLLAFKGKRYVHGIGSETRNSLWHLHDGNNLILVTTCRHGKSWKDLRDERCDEDNKEYDKFDYEQLLANSTFCLVARGRRLGSYRFLEALAAGCVPVLLSNGWRLPFDERIDWRRAVIWADERLLLQVPELVRSVPPERVLALRQQTQLLWEQYFSSIEKIVFTTIEIILERIMIHRTSRHREALIWNTSPGALGTLANYGDSRAHLPLGVSAPEPPLAVSPSTIPLPAPSIPLIAPPSTPGNTFTALLYVQATSPALHKLLANIASSEYCEKVVLVWDSERAAPTLKSLSRVAGDPREPLPVTVVDATTHYPGEGVSARWQPLWAIPTAAVFSLDGDAPLLAEELDFAFLVWQHFPERIVGYPARNHFWDESKGAWGYSSKWGGSYSMVLPGAALVHRAALALYAAAAPALRLAVRRADNCEDILLNCLVAHLTRRPPLKLAQRRRYKTAHHRYKSSWSDPEHFVQRQSCLNTFAAAWGYMPLVRSVLRLDPILFKDPVSTLRKKYRKMELVTS from the exons ATGCAAGCAAAAAAGCGATACATATTACTTACTGTATctcttattttaatgttatattgttatataggAGGTTATCGTTTTAAGTCTGAGAGTCTACAAAAGAACCATCGTAATAATTTACCATCATTTGCTACTCTTGAGGAACTATCTGAAGCACCTTCACGTCAGAAACGGAATCCTGACTTTACTAGGAAATCATGCCGTATGGAAACGTGTTTCGATTTTACTAATTGCGGAAATGATCCTAAAGTTTATGTGTATCCAACTGATGGTCCTGTTAGTGCTACATATAGAAAAGTTCTGTCAGTTATTCGTGAATCTAGATACGCTACTCGTGACCCCTCTGAGGCATGCTTGTTCATACCTGCTGTGGATACTCTAGATGCAGATCCCCTGTCGTCTGAACATGTAACTGATGTTGGATCACGATTATTTCACTTGCCACACTGGAAAAATGGGCGTaatcatttgatatttaatttatatgcagGAACTTGGCCAGATTATTCAGAAGGTGCTTTAGGGTTTGATCCAGGTGAAGCAATTATGGCTCGAGCTAGTGCATCTGAAGCATTATTCAGAGAAGGTTTTGATATTTCTTTGCCATTATTTCACAAGGAGCATCCAGAACGTGGTGGAGCTCCTCCAGCTGCTACAAGTAACCCTTTCCCTGCACCTAGGCGTCATTTGCTTGCATTCAAAGGAAAACGTTATGTACATGGAATTGGTAGTGAAACAAGAAACTCATTATGGCACCTGCATGATGGCAATAACCTTATTTTAGTCACTACTTGCAGACATGGAAAGTCATGGAAAGATTTAAGGGATGAAAGATGTGATGAAGACAACAAAGAATATGACAA attTGACTATGAACAACTATTAGCAAATTCAACATTTTGTCTTGTTGCAAGAGGAAGACGTCTTGGATCATATCGTTTTCTAGAAGCATTGGCAGCAGGTTGTGTTCCAGTACTGTTAAGTAATGGGTGGAGGTTACCATTTGATGAACGAATTGATTGGCGCCGTGCAGTCATATGGGCTGACGAACGTCTTTTGttacaa gtACCAGAGCTTGTACGCTCAGTGCCTCCTGAGCGTGTTCTTGCTCTAAGACAGCAAACACAACTTCTTTGGGAACAATATTTTTCGTCAATAGAGAAAATTGTATTCACAACTATtgag ataatattagAAAGAATAATGATACATAGAACATCACGACACCGTGAAGCATTGATATGGAATACGTCACCAGGAGCTCTGGGCACATTGGCCAATTATGGCGATTCGCGCGCTCACCTACCCCTAGGAGTGTCTGCTCCTGAACCTCCTTTGGCCGTCTCCCCTTCTACAATTCCCCTTCCCGCACCATCGATACCTCTTATCGCCCCTCCTTCTACACCTGGTAATACATTTACAGCTCTCTTGTATGTTCAAGCTACATCACCAGCTTTACACAAATTATTGGCGAATATCGCTAGTAGCGAGTATTGTGAAAAG gttgtACTTGTGTGGGACAGCGAGCGGGCGGCGCCCACGCTTAAGTCACTATCCAGAGTTGCTGGTGATCCACGGGAGCCTTTGCCCGTGACTGTTGTGGATGCAACTACTCATTATCCtgg gGAAGGAGTATCTGCAAGATGGCAACCACTTTGGGCAATACCTACTGCAGCTGTATTTTCATTGGACGGCGATGCTCCGCTCTTGGCTGAAGAGCTAGATTTCGCGTTTCTCGTATGGCAACACTTCCCTGAACGCATTGTTGGTTATCCTGCCAGGAACCACTTTTGGGATGAATCAAAG GGCGCATGGGGGTACAGCAGCAAGTGGGGCGGGTCGTACTCGATGGTGCTGCCGGGCGCGGCGCTGGTGCACCGCGCGGCGCTGGCGCTGTACGCGGCGGCGGCGCCCGCGCTGCGGCTGGCCGTGCGCCGCGCGGACAACTGCGAGGACATCCTGCTCAACTGCCTCGTGGCGCACCTcacgcgccgcccgccgctcAAGCTCGCGCAGCGCAGGCGGTATAAGACGGCGCACCATAGATACAA gtcATCATGGAGTGATCCCGAGCACTTCGTGCAAAGACAGTCGTGTCTCAACACGTTCGCGGCGGCCTGGGGCTACATGCCTCTCGTACGCTCAGTGCTAAGACTTGATCCAATACTATTTAAAGATCCAGTCTCGACGCTTAGGaagaaatatagaaaaatggaATTAGTCACATCATAA
- the LOC119829598 gene encoding FUN14 domain-containing protein 1-like isoform X1 yields the protein MAKPKTEDASEDAKKIVDDAKNFIEKAIADIGKTSATKQLILGTASGWITGFITMKIGKIAAVGLGGGVILLHIASQKGFIDINWDKINKKVDKITDKIEKEATGKSPDWMEKVERFVDRKLDKAEELLKKKEKKAKHWYNNFIGDDQYRATESHVFLASFAAGMAIGLLCGQ from the exons atggctAAACCGAAGACCGAAGATGCGTCAGAAGATGCTAAAAAGATTGTAGATGATGctaaaaactttattgaaaAAGCCATTGCTGACATTGGAAAAACTTCAGCGACGAAACAGCTAATTTTAGGAACTGCGTCAGGATG GATTACAGGTTTCATCACAATGAAAATAGGAAAGATCGCCGCAGTTGGTTTAGGAGGCGGTGTCATATTGTTACACATTGCTAGTCAGAAAggatttattgatattaattgggataaaattaataagaaagtGGACAaaattacagataaaatagAGAAAGAGGCTACTGGAAAATCACCCGATTGGATGGAAAAA GTAGAGAGGTTTGTGGACCGAAAACTTGACAAAGCTGaggaattattaaagaaaaaagagaaaaaagcCAAACACtggtataataattttattggtgATGACCAGTACCGTGCTACAGAATCACATGTATTTTTAGCTTCCTTTGCAGCCGGTATGGCAATAGGTTTGCTTTGCggccaataa
- the LOC119829511 gene encoding probable leucine--tRNA ligase, mitochondrial → MLNKYIKRCSKSTFHIIFSRNKSSLGLWDNNISSEIKLQIEKHWSQDVLKTESNNSSDSFYILPMFPYPSGNLHMGHVRVYSISDTIARFYKLNGKNVIHPMGWDAFGLPAENAAIEHNIQPHIWTKTNIDSMKKQLIELGFNFDWNRELSTCDPNYYKWTQYIFLKLFEKGLVYQSKANVNWDPIDKTVLADEQVDENGCSWRSGAKVEKKILTQWFIKTTKFAKDLYDGLDSNLLENWRDIINLQKHWIGECNGIVITLQFKIKDVNRPIGVWSQDPYKFLHAEYLTISNDNVFIKELTPDEKNNLLCYNPITGCEIKVYVTDNVNYPEGRDTYLVCPTLDTEDKKISESLKIPLEKTYCTIDYELENKKVINIAKTKSCGGYFVSSKLKDWLISRQRYWGTPIPIINCGKCGNVPVPYTDLPVELPHEPLKGNCFSKMESWKSCKCPKCKGDATRETDTMDTFVDSSWYYYRFLDNSNAKLPFSPDKLEGKTPVHCYIGGKEHAVLHLYYARFMSYFLHSLGWTPTNEPFKKLLVQGMVMGQSYKIKSSGKYISPEKVEKIGKKYVEKKTGEAVSVQWEKMSKSKYNGVNPLTLLSTYGCDTTRLLILADVPPATTRRWSDATLPGVLNWQHRLWITMREFLSHRNNINMDNNTSSTETFDEYEKKISNARNYFTATSTYHFKYTQKLSVGISQLQSLTNVLRNNVPGDVIAKSKEFELALASLIIMLSPVTPHFCSELWAGFKSAPNRVLENTKLIMWDRDVLSQRWPVVDNDFELSFQCRVDGAPLCDLKIVASELPNLTEEKALDMVLKDQGVLKRTNRGIQRLHYELYPDCRAILNIFTNQNVQKPKCDIKITN, encoded by the exons ATGttgaacaaatatataaaacgttgTAGTAAATCCACATTTCACATAATTTTCTCTAGAAATAAAAGTTCCCTAGGATTGTGg gataataatatatcatctgaaataaaattacaaatcgAAAAGCACTGGTCTCAAGATGTCCTGAAAACCGAAAGTAATAACAGCAGTGACAGCTTTTATATACTTCCCATGTTTCCTTATCCATCAGGAAATTTACACATGGGTCATGTGAGAGTATATTCTATATCTGATACTATTGCTAggttttataaactaaatggaaaaaatgttattcatcCAATGGGATGGGATGCTTTTGGATTACCTGCTGAAAATGCTGCTATTGAACATAATATTCAACCCCATATTTGGACAAAGACAAATATAGATTCTATGAAAAAGCAACTAATAGAACTTGGGTTTAACTTTGATTGGAACCGAGAGTTATCAACATGTGACCCTAACTACTATAAGTGGACtcagtacatatttttaaaattgtttgaaaaaggATTAGTATACCAAAGTAAG gCAAATGTCAATTGGGATCCAATTGATAAGACAGTATTAGCTGATGAACAAGTTGATGAAAATGGATGTTCATGGAGATCAGGTGCAAAAGTTGAGAAAAAAATTCTCACTCAGTGGTTTATTAAAACCACTAAGTTTGCTAAGGATCTATATGATGGTCTTGATAGTAACCTTTTAGAGAATTGGagagatataataaatttacaaaagcaTTGGATTGGTGAATGTAATGGTATAGTGATAAccttacaatttaaaataaaagatgtgAATAGACCAATAGGGGTCTGGTCACAAGATCCCTACAAATTTCTCCATGcagaatatttaacaataagtaatgataatgtttttataaaggaATTAACACCTGatgaaaaaaacaacttattaTGTTACAATCCAATTACCGGATGTGAGATCAAAGTTTATGTTACTGACAATGTGAACTATCCAGAAGGAAGAGATACATACTTAGTGTGTCCAACCCTTGACACtgaggataaaaaaatatcagaatCTTTGAAAATTCCCCTTGAGAAAACTTATTGTACTATAGACTATGAATTAGAGAACAAAAAGGTTATTAATATTGCTAAAACTAAAAGTTGTGGTGGCTACTTTGTGAGTTCAAAATTAAAGGACTGGTTGATATCTAGACAAAGGTATTGGGGGACACCAAtaccaataattaattgtggAAAATGTGGAAATGTTCCTGTACCATATACTGACCTACCTGTGGAATTGCCACATGAACCTTTGAAAGGAAATTGTTTTTCCAAAATGGAGAGCTGGAAAAGTTGTAAATGCCCAAAATGTAAAGGTGATGCTACTCGAGAAACAGATACTATGGACACATTTGTGGATTCCTCAtggtattattatagatttttagaCAATTCAAATGCAAAGTTACCATTCAGTCCAGACAAATTAGAAGGCAAAACCCCTGTACATTGTTACATTGGTGGAAAGGAACATGctgttttacatttatattatgctaGATTTATGAGTTACTTTTTACATTCACTTGGATGGACCCCAACTAATGAaccatttaaaaaacttttagtTCAAGGAATGGTAATGGGAcagtcatataaaattaagtcatCGGGTAAATACATATCACCAGaaaaagtagaaaaaataggcaaaaaatatgtagagAAGAAGACAGGAGAAGCTGTCTCTGTACAATGGGAAAAAATGAGTAAATCTAAGTATAATGGGGTAAATCCCTTAACACTGTTATCAACATATGGCTGTGATACTACTAGACTACTTATACTAGCAGATGTACCACCTGCTACAACTAGACGTTGGTCAGATGCAA catTACCAGGTGTTTTAAATTGGCAGCATAGACTGTGGATAACAATGAGAGAGTTTTTAAgtcatagaaataatataaacatggACAATAATACTTCATCAACTGAGACTTTTGATgaatatgagaaaaaaattagTAATGCCAGAAACTATTTTACTGCAACATCAACTTACCACTTTAAgtatacacaaaaattaagTGTCGGAATATCTCAGTTACAGAGTTTAACTAATGTTTTAAGG aaTAATGTGCCAGGTGATGTAATTGCAAAAAGCAAGGAGTTTGAGTTGGCATTAGCATCACTCATCATAATGCTATCCCCAGTTACACCTCACTTTTGCTCAGAACTCTGGGCAGGTTTTAAAAGTGCTCCAAACAGAGTTTtagaaaacacaaaattaattatgtggGATAGAGATGTTTTATCTCAGAGGTGGCCAGTTGTGGATAATGATTTTGAATTATCATTCCAATGTAGA GTGGATGGAGCTCCACTTTGTGACCTCAAAATAGTGGCTTCCGAACTACCCAATTTAACTGAAGAAAAAGCACTTGACATGGTACTTAAGGATCAGGGTGTTCTGAAAAGAACCAATAGGGGTATTCAACGATTGCATTATGAGTTATATCCTGACTGTCgtgcaatattaaatatttttaccaacCAAAATGTACAGAAACCAAAgtgtgacataaaaattactaattgA
- the LOC119829598 gene encoding FUN14 domain-containing protein 1-like isoform X2: MAKPKTEDASEDAKKIVDDAKNFIEKAIADIGKTSATKQLILGTASGWITGFITMKIGKIAAVGLGGGVILLHIASQKGFIDINWDKINKKVDKITDKIEKEATGKSPDWMEKVLLFAKDNSYYSAGFAGGFFFGIATS, encoded by the exons atggctAAACCGAAGACCGAAGATGCGTCAGAAGATGCTAAAAAGATTGTAGATGATGctaaaaactttattgaaaAAGCCATTGCTGACATTGGAAAAACTTCAGCGACGAAACAGCTAATTTTAGGAACTGCGTCAGGATG GATTACAGGTTTCATCACAATGAAAATAGGAAAGATCGCCGCAGTTGGTTTAGGAGGCGGTGTCATATTGTTACACATTGCTAGTCAGAAAggatttattgatattaattgggataaaattaataagaaagtGGACAaaattacagataaaatagAGAAAGAGGCTACTGGAAAATCACCCGATTGGATGGAAAAA GTGTTATTATTTGCCAAagataattcatattattcagCAGGCTTTGCAGGAGGTTTCTTTTTTGGAATTGCTACTTCATGA
- the LOC119829547 gene encoding uncharacterized protein LOC119829547 — protein sequence MAFRNGDYILASILIVGVIATVVTAQPPLADESIGKDRALRQSSIRAGKSVAVKPKWGFFGTIFNVILEQINDTKSAYTQISDLVNNQFVDDKAVTMPPDPSNNGTTMPPKITRQQFLKILDRNLKGLARLRNLEWREAKKDSWSNLQGYWSELFGSKKTRNAR from the exons ATGGCGTTTCGAAATGGTGATTACATCTTAGCAAGTATCTTGATCGTTGGTGTTATCGCAACTGTAGTCACTGCACAGCCG ccTTTGGCCGATGAATCTATTGGAAAGGATCGTGCTTTAAGGCAATCCTCCATAAGAGCAGGAAAAAGCGTTGCAGTGAAACCAAAATGGGGATTCTTCGGTACTATATTTAACGTTATTTTGGAG CAAATTAACGATACGAAAAGTGCCTATACTCAAATATCAGATTTAGTAAACAATCAGTTTGTTGACGATAAG GCTGTTACCATGCCGCCAGATCCTTCAAATAACGGTACAACTATGCCACCAAAAATAACAAgacaacaatttttgaaaatccTAGACCGAAACCTAAAGGGCTTAGCGCGCCTTCGAAATCTTGAGTGGCGAGAAGCTAAGAAG GATTCATGGAGTAATCTACAAGGATATTGGAGCGAGCTATTTGGAAGCAAGAAAACGCGAAATGCTAGATAG